A window of the Helianthus annuus cultivar XRQ/B chromosome 4, HanXRQr2.0-SUNRISE, whole genome shotgun sequence genome harbors these coding sequences:
- the LOC110933420 gene encoding glutathione S-transferase T3-like — translation MDPSFLSYAAYLSGAPPFVPPTFGYGQAGGSQPSQPEAEPDVEVVPETQPEPVQETSKRGKRSHKKKDKDAPRRTKNIIKWTKEEEYALTRAYVDISEDEETANFQTGPVFWDRVRALFFSTWGQGEHRDKDSISSKWTDINNKCHAFQEVFQRNYDNRPSGEGDVGVLTKSLEEFERTKGPFTYYKCWELLRKSPKWAVVNPMTSSSRRRAKRSKTSSSVDPSTPTSDARNVDLNEAVDEGIQEELARPAGRRKGAGKKTLESSSDLETQLF, via the exons atggacccgagcttttTAAGTTACGCGGCTTACTTAAGTGGCGCCCCTCCGTTTGTTCCTCCAACTttcggctatggtcaagccggcgggtctcaaccgtcacaacccgaagccgaacccgatgtggaagtcgtaccggagacgcaacccgaaccggtgcaagaaacatcgaaacgcggcaaaaggtcgcataagaagaaggatAAGGACGCACCGAGgcgtacaaaaaatataatcaaatgGACGAAGGAAGAGGAATACGCGTTGACTCGGGCGTATGTCGACATTTCGGAGGACGAAGAGACGG caaactttcaaacgggtccggttttttgggatagggttcgtgcactcttctttagcacgtggggtcaaggcgaacatcgggacaaagactcgatttctagcaaatggaccgacataAACAACAAGTGTCATGCGTTTCAAGAAGTCTTccaacgtaactacgataatCGCCCGAGCGGTGAAGGTGACGTGGGGGTTTTAACGAAGAGTTTGGAGGAGTTCGAGAGGACAAAAGGCCCTTTCACGTACTACAAGTGTTGGGAGCTACTtcgaaaaagtccaaagtgggcggtagttaacccaatgacgtctagtagtagacgtcgggctaaaaggtcaaaaacatcatcctccgttgacccgTCAACTCCGACATCGGATGCCCGCAATGTTGATTTAAATGAGGCGGTGGACGAGGGCATTCAAGAAGAGTTGGCCCGACCCGCCGGTAGAAGAAAGGGAGCCGGGAAAAAAACActcgagtcgtcttccgatctcga AACTCAGTTATTTTAA